Proteins co-encoded in one Alphaproteobacteria bacterium genomic window:
- the ptsP gene encoding phosphoenolpyruvate--protein phosphotransferase, producing MAETAGWVGARRLLRRLRDIMAAGGPAQARLDQIVRVIAADLVAEVCSIYVMRAGEVLELFATEGLKREAVHRTRLRVGEGLVGDIAAYARPLNLADAQNHPKFAYRPETGEEIYHSLIGVPILRDGRTLGVLVVQNRTQRQYTDEEVETLETVTMVLAEMLATGELVHPGELAPTDGIAVLPVRLEGMRINGGIGIGRAVLHHRRILIREVVAENPQAELARLDMALASLKSALDDMIASPEMAGQGEYREILETYRMVAGDRGWGRRIREAVLTGLSAQAAVQKVQNDTRTRMAQMSDPFFRERLGEFDELTNRLLLNLGAEDDRPKMAELPEEIVVVARELGPAELLDYDRRRLKGLILEEGAPTSHVAIIARALDIPVVGRVRDAFNKIDMFDPVILDGEHAAVFVRPGEDVVESFTENVARRTERIAGYAAARDLPAITRDGERVSLFLNAGLLIDMPHLDETAADGIGLYRTELPFMVRSSFPSIGEQTHIYSRVLDLARGKPVIFRTLDIGGDKALPYLPENEEENPAMGWRAIRIGLDQPAMLRQQLRALIRAASGRDLHIMFPMIADVAEFKTAREILELELEHERICGTALPSALRVGAMLEIPSLVFQLPALLAHVDFISIGSNDLLQFLFAVDRTNQRLADRYDVLSPAALALFRRIVVGCAKGGVDVGICGEAGSRPLEAMALIGLGLRSLSLSAPAIGPVKTMIRSLEVRPLTAYLETILDLPQPSLREKLRSYAVDH from the coding sequence ATGGCTGAGACGGCCGGCTGGGTCGGTGCGCGCAGGCTTCTAAGGCGTCTGCGTGACATCATGGCTGCGGGCGGGCCCGCCCAGGCCCGGCTCGATCAGATCGTGCGTGTGATCGCGGCCGATCTCGTGGCCGAGGTCTGTTCCATCTATGTCATGCGTGCGGGCGAAGTGCTTGAGCTGTTCGCGACCGAAGGCTTGAAGCGCGAAGCGGTCCATCGAACGCGGTTGAGGGTCGGCGAGGGCCTCGTCGGCGACATCGCGGCCTATGCCCGGCCATTGAACTTGGCCGATGCCCAGAATCACCCGAAGTTTGCCTACCGCCCGGAGACCGGCGAGGAGATCTACCACTCGCTGATCGGCGTGCCGATTTTGCGGGACGGGCGCACGCTCGGCGTCCTTGTCGTTCAAAATCGCACCCAGCGCCAATATACCGACGAGGAAGTCGAGACCCTCGAGACGGTCACCATGGTTCTCGCGGAGATGTTGGCGACCGGCGAACTCGTGCATCCGGGCGAACTCGCTCCAACCGATGGAATCGCAGTCCTTCCCGTTCGCCTCGAGGGCATGCGCATCAACGGCGGAATCGGGATCGGCCGTGCTGTCCTGCATCATCGGCGTATCTTGATACGCGAGGTCGTGGCCGAGAATCCGCAGGCCGAACTCGCACGCCTCGACATGGCGCTCGCCAGCCTCAAAAGCGCGCTCGATGACATGATAGCCTCACCCGAGATGGCGGGGCAGGGCGAGTATCGGGAGATCCTCGAAACCTATCGCATGGTGGCCGGCGACCGCGGATGGGGCCGGCGAATCCGCGAAGCCGTGCTGACGGGGCTGTCCGCTCAAGCGGCGGTGCAAAAGGTGCAGAACGACACCCGCACGCGCATGGCGCAAATGAGCGATCCATTTTTTCGCGAGCGGCTCGGCGAGTTCGACGAGCTTACGAACCGGCTTCTTCTCAACTTAGGCGCCGAAGACGATCGGCCGAAGATGGCCGAGCTTCCCGAGGAGATCGTCGTCGTCGCGCGCGAATTGGGTCCTGCCGAGCTTTTGGATTACGACCGACGGCGGCTGAAGGGCCTAATCCTTGAGGAGGGTGCCCCCACTTCCCACGTCGCAATCATCGCTCGCGCCCTCGATATTCCGGTCGTCGGTCGCGTGCGTGACGCCTTCAATAAAATCGACATGTTCGATCCCGTGATCCTTGACGGAGAGCACGCCGCGGTTTTCGTGCGGCCTGGCGAGGATGTCGTCGAGAGTTTCACGGAAAATGTCGCACGTCGGACCGAGCGCATCGCTGGCTACGCCGCCGCACGCGATCTGCCCGCGATTACGCGCGACGGCGAGCGCGTATCGCTCTTCCTCAACGCGGGGCTGCTGATCGATATGCCGCATCTCGACGAGACTGCCGCTGACGGCATCGGCCTTTACCGTACCGAGCTTCCCTTCATGGTGCGCTCGAGCTTTCCATCGATCGGCGAACAGACGCACATTTACAGCCGCGTATTGGACCTCGCACGCGGTAAGCCGGTTATTTTCCGCACGCTCGACATCGGCGGCGACAAGGCATTGCCCTATCTGCCGGAGAACGAGGAGGAAAATCCCGCCATGGGCTGGCGCGCCATTCGCATCGGGCTCGATCAGCCCGCGATGTTGCGCCAGCAGTTGCGAGCCCTTATTCGCGCTGCGAGCGGCAGGGATCTCCATATCATGTTCCCGATGATTGCCGACGTGGCGGAATTCAAGACCGCGCGCGAGATCCTCGAGCTTGAGCTCGAGCACGAACGGATCTGCGGGACAGCACTCCCGTCGGCACTGCGAGTAGGCGCCATGCTGGAAATTCCGTCACTCGTCTTCCAGCTCCCAGCCCTCTTGGCGCACGTCGATTTCATATCGATCGGAAGCAACGACCTCCTGCAATTCCTCTTCGCGGTCGATCGAACGAACCAACGATTGGCGGATCGCTACGATGTGCTTTCGCCCGCAGCACTCGCCTTGTTCCGCCGCATCGTCGTCGGCTGCGCCAAGGGGGGCGTCGACGTCGGCATTTGCGGCGAAGCGGGCTCGCGGCCGTTGGAGGCGATGGCGCTGATCGGGCTCGGCCTTCGAAGCCTTTCCCTGTCGGCCCCCGCGATCGGCCCGGTCAAAACCATGATCCGCAGCCTCGAGGTTCGTCCTCTGACGGCCTATCTTGAGACAATTCTCGACCTGCCCCAACCGAGCCTGCGCGAGAAACTGAGGAGCTACGCCGTTGATCACG